Genomic segment of Hylaeus volcanicus isolate JK05 chromosome 6, UHH_iyHylVolc1.0_haploid, whole genome shotgun sequence:
TCACCGCTAGACGGCGACACTAATTTCAcgcgggaaatttgaatttctttttatttaattaaagtttattagagtatataatgtattaaatgattaattaagataccttgcattttttttttatcttaaatATAAGCTGTTGAATTCCTCTAGTGAACATATTGTAGATTATAATCCAAGATATATGTagaagtattttcattttattttactcggtATTATTTCAACCAATACAGTATTAATTGAggatacaaattgaaaaataaaattttttgttagcTACATACAATAGACTACATTCAACGCTGGATGTATCAATGTAGACGTGtgaacagaaaaatgaaagttattcatttattacgaTATTACTCGAGGATGTTGTTTCTTCGTATACGTCGAACAAATTAGTATCTGTCAATCAACTCTGACGGATACGggaaattttttatgtaacttttATATGGCATAGAGGGAAGCCGATGGACTGGAGAAATGACGAGTCCGACCATTCAAGTGGTTTGTTCCCCATGCATTTTATAccctttcatttcattaatatcaatttatatctatttttatgACAGTGGAAAATTTTACATGGGATGAGAAAAACCTCTTGACGAAGACCAAAAGCGATGTAAGTGTAACTGGTGCGGTTGGATGTAACGTCTGTTGTCAAGGAGTACAggttaaaaatatcttctaataaacatttttttattgtcaagAACATATAAATCGTAACTTcttagtaaaaatataaaaaacaggCGAACTTCGGTATTTGTAAAGAATCAAGAAGCTTTACGTCGGCCTTCGAACGCTTGGAACTGGAGGCGGAAATTGAATGTAGAAACGAGACGATACCGCTTCGACGAACGAGCGACGCTCAGACTGAACCACTTGATGATATCAAACAAGAATTATATGATTTTGATGCTAGAGATATTTTACCTTGTCGACAAGCTCTTCAACATTcggatattttgaatttccaaGTACGATTTGCATGATTTCAAATCACTTAAAAAATcactaataaatttaaatatttcagggCGTTAGATATCCGTCCGAAGATATAGCTCGTTATTGGAAGAAAGACTCGCGAATGTGGCTTTGGAAATCTGTTAGACTGATGCGCAGACAAAACGAATGTAAATCTTCGAGTAACGCGTGCGCGACagataatgaaaatgaagaaaaagattAATCTGAAtgtcaacaaaaatttcgggcgtaaattttttttaacgtttagATTGTTGTATTTATTGTTCGTAGCGCTACTTTAAATAGATTCTATTTTTCGATATATGTACACTGTATTAGATAATAAGTAAAATCAATCAACAAGATATTCTGTATTTCATAGTATTTCTCGATTGTAATATACTTTAACGCGTCTAATAACGAAGGCAGCATTCTCAGTATTTGACCTGCAGCAAAGTAGgtagtaaacaaaataaaatgattatatattcttttatcgtGCCAAAGTGACAATAATTGTTCAGAATACGAACAAAggtgatacataataaattgtatatacaacATTATCCTAAATCGAAAATGATTAGTTATCCTAACCACAAGTTTCAATGGCATCCAATGTTTCATCTCTTTCAATAGGTTCACCTATTTCAAAGCGCGCAAAATcgacaatttcaatttgttcacTTTCTAATAGTTGTTGTATAGATATAGTATGATCGAGCAAAAATTCTTGATACAGCATAACCTGTTCATCTTCGATATCATCGTGAGGTTCATCAACTTTTGGATCACCAATTTTGATTGGATTCATACCTAATATTGAAATACacattattaaacattttttttttaaactatcgTAATATgtggaataaatgaatataatttaccaATAACATGTTGACATAGTTGCAGTCCTATCATGGGATTTTTTACTTTAGATCTTATAGCCACCAATGCTCCGTATCGTCCAAAAGATGATGGGACTGGATTTACAGGATTGGGGTGGGTACAACCATACAATTGCACACCAGGTTGCACACTCATACACAGAGCacgttttatattaatgttttcTCCAATACTTCCAATGGTTAAAGCAGAGTGATCAGCTAAAGTTTTACCATCGCCTGCAGGcaaggaatttaaaaattccgtataaagcatgtttttaGCAACCAGTGCTTTCGATTCCATTGTCATTCCATGCTTCAACACGCTGGAGACTATAGTTTCTGTTAGGtcatgaaattttttgtttctagcAACAAAGTCTGTTTCACAATTAACTTCCACAAGAGCTCCATGATTTTCATTTGTGATCATCGCTATTAATCCCTGAGTAGTCACCCTGGATTGTAATTTTGTTGCTTGTGTCCAACCTTGGGCTTGAGCTTGTTCTGTCAGCCATAGCTCTgcctaaaatatataaacattaataatacttttatagAGACTATAAGCCCACGAGTTCCTTACTTTCTCGATATCGTTGTCATGCATCTCCAATGCCTTTTTACAGTTTACAAATGTGTATCCAGTCTTCTTGCGCAACTTGCCTAATAACGTCTTCTTTGAAGAATAACAAAGTGAGTAATTTGCGTGTAGGGAACGAAATAGCTGGCGTGGAATCATCTGAAATATGTCACTGGTTGTGTCACTTTGTGTGAAAACAACTTGAAAGAGTTGCTTTATAATACTAAAGAGACTTAACCTCAAAATATCCAAACATCATCTCGACTCGTATGGCATTTCGACGTAATTAGATTAGCacgacattattttataagaatgttttcattcaaaaatccCACGAATCTTATGGAAATTGATCAATTTCGTTGCCTAGAAACTACAGTCAATTGCAGTTGCTAGTGTCATTCTACTCGCGACTCGATAGTGGTAACCGCGTAGAAATGACATACCTTAGACATCGTCTTTCAAATATACTGTACAACAATATTTTAGGCAATACTTGCAGTGCAGTAAAAAAAGGTACCTCGCGTGTTTCACTCACCTTGTACAGAGTTCAAAAAACGGAGACTCGTAACAATTGGTGAACCAGACCCATGGACCAACTCCGAAAGTGGCGCCGTCTGTgacgatacaaaaattcgCAAGGTAGTCGAAACACCGATACTTTTCAACCATATATTCACACattgtatttcataaaaaccTTGACTTGTAAACGATTTTTGATACATGATCCTTTGAATTTCCTGTTGATACCTAAACTGTATATTTATGCGACACGTAAACCTTATTTTATCAAGTGTATGATAGCTTCTTCGAGATCTCGTCAAGATACGTAGATTCAACATGAAATGCGACTGCGAGGAAGTGACGTCATGCGAGGGCATCCctcgttcgaaatttcaaaacgAGGCAGCCAAGGATGTTCCACAAATATCTAAAGTGATAGAAACGAAGATCGAACCGTTATTTAGCTTGCCACCGGAATTAATGGAATATTCTAGGACTAAAAGGAAGCAGGAGAAACGAAAGCAACGAAAACGCGAGGAGACATATACTGGAAAACGATTAAAAACTGAATACTTTCGCAGGTTAGCAAATCGCGCCATTTTTTTCTACCTTGTTTCGCTTaagtttgaattaaattcgaCGTTATAAGAATGTAACTGAAGTATAATTGCTAGAAGGTAATGATCGACGAcattatttaaagatttttaGCTAGTTTAGTCATCAAACCGGAGTTGTCACAGGCAGATATAGATTTGAACAAAGACCAAGACGTGAATCgttattacaattacattacCAACGGGGCCGACACTTTTCACACGGTTCAGATTCAGGACGACGTTGTAcagaagatattaaatttagtcCCGTACAATTTAAGAGATCGATTCAATTACTGCACGGAGGATTTGCTGATGGAGATCAAAGACACGTTcaagaagaatattaaaaaagcaatattgGAATTCGCGTTGCAAGATCGTTTGCAGGAGCGTTCGGTCGAGGTCggatacaaaataatttccaataccgagtgtttcgtttatctttgTACCCTTTTTCAATCAcggatatttttatattcgatgtTATTTGAAGATCAACACACGACTATCCAAATATGACTGTGTAAAAAATGGTGGTTAATTATAATATCTGTACCTTCGAAGCAAACGATTTCATAGATTTGTAGTTCctgtcgataaaaataaacgaaacaccgTGTACATTCAATATGAAATCGATCGTTGGTGGTTTCTTGTATGGTTTGCGCCAGTATCGGAATTTTTATCCCAAGCGTTTTCAATTCCTCCAGGAGCAAGAAATTAAACTGCTGCCTGCTTTAGTGGGTCAGGTCCGGGAGCACCGTGAAACTTTGCGGAACAATTTGCACCTGATAAACCCATGCATGAAGATGACGTTGGAACAATGGTTTTGCAAATTCCGGTACGAAATCGGTCGTTCGCAGCGCGATGGTCTCatctcgatcgatcgacgggCTTTCTTTCAGAAATTTCCGGCTTATCGACCTGGAGCATATCGTGGAGTACGCCGATAGTTGGGATCTGGCTCTGTTCGAAAGCACTCTCCGTCGTCAAATTGACAGGGAGAGGAACACGCTAAGGAAGTCTTGGTACAGTGGAATACAGGATGTATTTCTCGTGGTAAAAGATTCACGTTCAATTTCCACGTTTCCGTTCGCtgtgacaatttattttacgcaACGTGACTTTtgttatgtatttttctttatttaatctttcgcttctacttttttcttcttaaactTTTCTTAAGATAACAGTACaattacagtgggtgtagaatgtattcgtagtttcttaatttctttttttataatcaatgatattttacatattctcagaagtctctaaaatagatacagtccaaacaacatttaccagttaatataatttgtaaaattaacaaaaaaatgtgaaaagtgggtaaaagtgtTATAggagcaataagtatttgtacgattcttacgacgaaccATTGAAAACTCGTTATCCTGTTTCAAGCACGAGAACTTATTCTTTTACAGAACAACAGGAAAAATTTGGTTCCTAGCCCGTTGGAACGTGGCCGGTTCAAAAGATTCTTCGAGTGCATCGCCAAGATAATGGAGGCGCAGCTTCTGTCTGCGTGTGAAGATAGCTTGAAAGATTTGATGGATTTTATCATTCGCGGCCAGGTGAACTATTTCGAGCTGTCGCATAAGAGCGAATCCATTCGGTAATTATTCGTCAATTTCAGCCTGTCAAATGCGAGTTCAACGTGAGCATAATCGTCAGCGGCGAGCAGCTCATCTTCGATCCGTCCTTTGACCAATTCAAGGACGTACTTTGCGGCATCTTGGACCGCATATGCGCGGctgttaaaaatttcaataaattggAGACGCAGCTGTACCTGGATTGGTCTGGGCCGTTGGACACTCTGAAAGTATcgtggaaaattcttttctctttttacagTTGACTTTTCTTCTCGAGATTTACGAACAGAGGATTAATGATTAATTGGCTCACAAATTTCTCGCCTACAGCCTAAAATAGACGAGTCCGTGGTGAACGCCTACAAACAGGAAATCGTCGATCTGATCGATCGAGAAAAGCAGATTCCCGAGAAGCTGTTGGTCGCGTTGCAAATGTAACCATCAATCGTCAGCCTGATTACAATTTTCCCTCGATCACGGGTCTCTTCGTTACAGACACGAGCGTTTGTACAACAACGAAGAGTACCGAACGGTGGAACGGTTTGTAAAGGACGAGAGCAAAACTCTCAAAGAATACGACGAAACGATAAAGCATTATCACGATCTCATGACGAATATTCCGGTGGACATTGAAAAGACGGAGTTCGCTGGCCTCTTCAAAGTGTCTAGAAAGATCTTTCTGGAGACGATCGTCGACAATGTCGCTGCTGTAAAGTGTCTTCTCACCGACACCCTCGTGAATAGGTATCAGCACGCAGCGAGAAAGTGAGTCTCTTGTTACCTTAAACGGGTATCGATAAAGTTATCCAAGGGAAAATTGATCAGGTAGCAGAAAGGTTGTTTCAGAGTCGCGGAGGAATACCAGGCTATAACTGATCGTGCTTTGGGCACGCCTGCCGACACAGCCGCCCTGATGGATCTGATAAGTTTCGTTAAAAGAGCCATAGACGGCTCTCTGAAGGACCTGGAGCAACGGCTTTACGAAATAATCGAGCACATCCTCCTCTTATCCGACTATCGCGTTCTTGCCGAAAGCGAGATAAACGTCACCAACACAGCGTTCCAGTGGTACCACAGGATACCTCAAGTCCTGGACGAGAACGAAGTCATCGTCGCCAACAAGACCATAGAGTTCCAGGAGGCACTTAGAGGTGCCGTTAtaactaaagaaaaatattgttaaaaattgttaaatattggGAGAAAGGGAGACGTTCATATTTGAATCGAAATGGGTTGTAGATAGTTTTCGTATAAATGTGTTAAAGGATACAAATGTAAGAAAAGTAGCTGTAGAAAACATAGTCATGGTTGTCGAGGTATTCAGAAAAGTAAGGGTTGGTCACTTGGTAGTAGCTGAGATTGAGAAATGTCTGCTTAAGTTTCaggataatttcttttaagatTAATACATTAGTAAGCAACGGTAGAATATACATTTGTGATTTATGCTCTTTTTGTCGTTTCTGTGGTCCGTGAAAGATATTGTACAGTTTTTGGTCACATCGAACTGGCAACTCGAATCCATTCGTTTACTCGTAACGAGTCGACTTACCAGACCAAAAAATTAATGCCTTTCGCTCAACAATGCCCCAGCGTCGTTTTGCTCCCTTTATAATCCCATTCGTCGAGATCCGCGAAATAGCCTTCAGGTACATCCGTCACTTTTTTGTTCCATGAAAATTTACGCCcagtttagaatttttttgtaatccaGGCCACCGGTTTCCAAACTATTCAAAAGTGCTCTCCgccgagaaagaaagaatttcttttggaGTACCGTTGAACATCGACAGAAAAATGTTCGgtttaaatttcttccttaCGAATCCACCctataacattaataataacgtAAACTTCAATGTTCTCTCGTCAACAGTCAGGTACCGTAGGTTCGAGGACGAGCTGGACTCCTACGCGAAGCAAGTCGACGAAATCCAGTACTGGGGCGATATCGCGGAGGTGTTCAAGTACCAGAAGAGGGCCCAGAATCTGGAGAGCAGATTGATCGCAGCCATGGAGAAGATCGACAAGTTCAACGAAGAGGAGGCAGCGTTCGACTGGGAGATCACGCAATATCCGCGGCGCAAGCAGATCGCAGATCAGCTGAAACCTTTCAAGCAGCTTTTCGACGCGATCTGCGACTTCTTGACCAAATACGACAAGTGGATGAACTCGATGGTCGGCACCTACGATCCCGAGGATATCGATAACGACGTGGGACTCGCGTACAGGTGGActctttttctcctttcgaCGCAGGATTTTTATACGCGACTTGACCTTCTCTAAGAACTTAAACCAATTAGTTCGAATCCTTTcgatacatattattatatttttgggaGGCTGATCTTTGAACGAGTAATACACGTACCATCTTCGATGTTTGGTAAAATGGGCTCAAGTGGGTTCGAAGAAATACGAtataaacattgaatattaaacGCAAGCTTTCATcagagaaatttcaaaatattcttgtcTTATTCCAAGGAGTACTTCTCAAAgacatttcataaattaagAATACGAAACTGACCAAGAACCGACTGCGATAATTAATTCagaattatgtattaatacataataactATAATATAGTTATCCTAGCTCTATCGTAAGAGGTCAGAATTCTCAGTTAAAGTATAAATGGGTTCAATGATTAATAAGACACCTTGATCCGATCAGAACGATCTACAAACTGGAGAAGACCTTCCAAGAGCCAGACCTGAAGAACCTGGCGATCAGCGTGCGCGAGAAGATCGAGGAGTTCCGTGATCACATGCCGATCGTGAGCACGTTGGGCAATCCAGGGTTAAAGGCTCGCCATTGGGAGCAAATTTCGGAGATCATTGGCATTCCCATGAAAGTGGACGCCGATTTAACGCTGGCCAAGGTCCTGGATATGGGTCTGGGCGCGCTCGTCGAGAAGTTCGTGGGCATTTCGGATAACGCGTCGAAGGAAAACACTTTGGAGAAGGCTATCGATAAGATGCAAGAAGACTGGGCCAATTTATGCTTCACGGTGAACCCTTTCAAGGACACTGGCACCCACGTCATTGCGGGGGTTGACGACATACAGCTGCTTTTGGACGACCACATCATCAAGACGGTCACTATAAAGAACTCGCCCAACATAAAGCcgtttgaaaatagaatactGTAAGCAGAAATGAAACCACTTCGGGGAATGGTGACTTACGAGCTTTGTTCCGTTCATTTTTACgttcagtttcatttttaagggTGCAAAGATGCAATGGATTCTCTATAAGGGGtttttaggattttgttttttaattaggtcatctttcacatttaattgtaACGCGTACTTTCACCGAACGAATAGGGTATGGGAGTTCAAGCTGCACTTGCTGCAAGACATTCTGGATCAGTGGTTGCGGGTGCAGGCGATCTGGATGTACCTGGAGCCGATATTCACGTCTCCGGATATCCAGCAGCAAATGCCAGACGAGGGGAGGAAGTTCTCCGCGGTGGACAAAGCTTGGCGCGACATCATGAAGATCGTTCACTCGGATCCTCGAGTTCTCTCGGTCATCGAGATCGATAAAATGCTGGAGAGGCTGAAGAAGAGTTTCGGTCTGCTAGAGGACATTCAGAAGGGCCTGAACGACTACCTGGAAAAGAAACGGCTATTTTTCCCCAGGTTCTTCTTCCTCTCCAACGACGAGCTGCTGGAAATTCTGTCGGAGACCAAGGATCCCACTCGGTGATTTAAACTCGAATCGTTTCACTCGATCGCTTCGACGACTCTGGGTCATTAATGACTCGGCTATTGgaaatgtttcataaaataacGACTCGTGTTCTTGTTGGACTCCTTATtacaatcattatttttaataattccctCGAGTCACGATATATCGAGAACCATGAAACGTTAcgattatacaaatattattttttctacgGGTCAGAATCGATCCCAGAGTCCGCTACCCTCGCGACCGTCGCCCGATCCATGATTCGAGAGTTCGTACGATCGCGAGATCGCAATTTACCGGGATCGCAACGCTGCGTTACAGAGTTCAACCGCATCTGAAGAAGTGTTTCGAGGGTATACACAGGCTGAAGTTCAACGAGGATCTCGAAGTGCTCGCGATGACGTCCACAGAGGACGAAGAGGTGGACCTGGTGGACATAATATCCACTTCAGCCGCCAGAGGACAAGTGGAGAAGTGGCTCATCGAACTGGAAGCAATTATGCGGCGGAGTGTGCGGCATGTGGTGGACCAGGCGATACGGGCGTATCCTACCAAACCGAGGAAAGTCTGGGTGCTGGAGTGGCCTGGACAAACGATCCTTTGCGTTGGCAAGACGTATTGGACTCTGGGCATAGAGGAGGCGATGTTGCACGGTGTTCAGGGCATGAACAAGTACTTGGACCAGTGTCAGACGGAGCTGAACGAGATTATATTGATCATCAGGGGGAAACTGTCTAAGCAGAATCGCATCACCCTAGGTAACTATTGAACTTACTCTCGTCGAGGATCGTTACATACACGTATTACATATTTCAGAGGCTCTCGTCACGCTGGACGTGCACGGCAAGGATGTGCTCGCAGACCTCTGCGAGGAGAAGGTCATTAAGAACACCGACTTCAGATGGCTTTGTCACTTGCGATACTACTGGCTGGTTAGAATCATCCTTCGAGTAgaacaattttctatcaacGTTTGGTCGTTCCATAAGTCTATGCTTCCTATCTATGCCTGCGATAGAGAGTTCGTTCCCTGGTGTCGTTGAACCCAATAGCAACCTTCCTTGCAATTGCTTGAAACTAGAGTTTTACGGGGACTCCAagtacttgcctcgatgaaacgtaaaaatgGAGAGGGCTTATCTTTCTATTCTCTCTCTTGGTCGGCTTATGGTgggttcgttagaataagaacCCTCCTGCTGGTATTAAGAATCAGTCGTCAGGCGTCCTCTTGTCGTTTTACAAACGTTGATAATAGGCTAACGCCTGGCACCATGGGGCGAGCCCTTCTGACTCTCGATAACCTTGGACACTAGACTATGCCTGCGGCAATCGAGGCTTTTCCTGCAGCCAGACGTTTacgagtgttttttttttctaggaAGAGAACATGTGGGCCTACATGATCAACTCCTACCAGCGGTACGGCTACGAGTACCTCGGCAATTCCTCGAGACTGGTGATCACTCCACTGACGGACCGTTGCTACCGAACCCTCTTCGGCGCCCTCAGTCTCCACCTGGGCGGTGCTCCGGAGGGTCCAGCCGGCACCGGAAAGACGGAAACGACCAAGGACTTGGCGAAGGCGGTAGCCAAGCAATGCGTCGTGTTCAACTGCTCCGAGGGACTGGACTACATGGCTCTAGGGAAGTTCTTCAAAGGTCTGGCATCCTGCGGTGCCTGGTCCTGCTTCGACGAGTTCAACCGAATAGACCTGGAGGTCCTGTCTGTAGTCGCGCAGCAGATCCTGACTATCCAACGGGCGATCAACAGTGGCGCGGAAAAAATGATCTTCGAGGGAACGGAGATCTTCTTGGACCCAACCTGCGCCATCTTCATCACGATGAACCCTGGCTACGCTGGCAGGTCCGAGCTACCTGACAATCTGAAAGCGTTGTTCCGTCCCGTCGCCATGATGGTGCCCGATTACGCGCTGATCGCCGAGAACACCCTCTACTCGTACGGCTTCTATAACGGCAGACCCCTCGCCGTGAAGATCGTCACAGCTTACAAGCTCTGCTCGGAGCAGCTGAGCAGCCAGCCCCATTACGACTACGGCATGAGGGCCGTCAAATCGGTCCTGGTAGCCGCTGGCAACCTGAAACTCAGGTATCCGGACGAGTCGGAGGACATTCTGATGCTGAGGAGTATCCTGGACGTAAACCTGCCCAAATTTCTCGTCCACGATCTACCCTTGTTCGAGGGCATCGCCTCGGATCTCTTCCCCGGGGTTGTTCTTCCTGCTCCCGATTACACCCACCTGAACGCCTGCACGTTCGATGCATGCGCCGAGGCGAACATTCAATGCACGGACTTCTTTCTGGAGAAGATACAGCAGATATACGAAATGATGATCGTGAGGCACGGATTCATGATCGTCGGGCTCCCGTTCAGTGGCAAGACCTCCGCGTACAGGATGCTGGCCGATTGCCTCGGCCTCCTGGAGGACCGCAAATTGATGGACGAACACCGGGTGGAGATAACGGTTATTAATCCTAAGGCGATCACCATGGGCCAATTATACGGGCAATTCGATCCGGCCTCGCACGAATGGAGCGACGGTATACTAGCTGTCAGCTACAGAGCGTTCGCGACCTCCACCAATCCGAACAGGAAGTGGCTGGTCTTCGACGGGCCGGTCGACGCCCTGTGGATCGAGAACATGAACACCGTGCTGGACGACAACAAAAAGCTCTGCCTGACCTCGGGCGAGATCATCCAGCTGGCGCCCACGACCAATCTGATCTACGAGCCCATGGATCTCGAAGTAAAGAATCCAGATTtcggaaatattttctgaatattgtttattttcttcgcgacCAATCTGATCTACGAGCCCATGGATCTGGAAGTAAAGAATCCAGATTTcggaaatattttctggacattgtttattttcttgagGAAAGAGAATGTAGATTCTTTGGGTACTTGGATCGGTATAGAGTTTATCAGGAAGTGGACGTGTCGATCTATACTATTGGGAAGATCTATGGTTCCTTTACAAGACTTTAAAGTCGCTCTCATGTTAAAGTTAATCTCGTGGGCTTttcttacttttctttttgtattcgaGGAATAACTGATTCGAAGAGAACAACGACCTTGAATACTAGGATTTTGAGATAGCCTCGATCtacttattatataaactaatcATCGAGCGTTCATAT
This window contains:
- the LOC128877871 gene encoding uncharacterized protein LOC128877871, coding for MDWRNDESDHSSVENFTWDEKNLLTKTKSDVSVTGAVGCNVCCQGVQANFGICKESRSFTSAFERLELEAEIECRNETIPLRRTSDAQTEPLDDIKQELYDFDARDILPCRQALQHSDILNFQGVRYPSEDIARYWKKDSRMWLWKSVRLMRRQNECKSSSNACATDNENEEKD
- the LOC128877870 gene encoding elongation factor Ts, mitochondrial isoform X2, producing the protein MIPRQLFRSLHANYSLCYSSKKTLLGKLRKKTGYTFVNCKKALEMHDNDIEKAELWLTEQAQAQGWTQATKLQSRVTTQGLIAMITNENHGALVEVNCETDFVARNKKFHDLTETIVSSVLKHGMTMESKALVAKNMLYTEFLNSLPAGDGKTLADHSALTIGSIGENINIKRALCMSVQPGVQLYGCTHPNPVNPVPSSFGRYGALVAIRSKVKNPMIGLQLCQHVIGMNPIKIGDPKVDEPHDDIEDEQVMLYQEFLLDHTISIQQLLESEQIEIVDFARFEIGEPIERDETLDAIETCG
- the LOC128877870 gene encoding elongation factor Ts, mitochondrial isoform X1 → MMFGYFEMIPRQLFRSLHANYSLCYSSKKTLLGKLRKKTGYTFVNCKKALEMHDNDIEKAELWLTEQAQAQGWTQATKLQSRVTTQGLIAMITNENHGALVEVNCETDFVARNKKFHDLTETIVSSVLKHGMTMESKALVAKNMLYTEFLNSLPAGDGKTLADHSALTIGSIGENINIKRALCMSVQPGVQLYGCTHPNPVNPVPSSFGRYGALVAIRSKVKNPMIGLQLCQHVIGMNPIKIGDPKVDEPHDDIEDEQVMLYQEFLLDHTISIQQLLESEQIEIVDFARFEIGEPIERDETLDAIETCG